A region of the Ranitomeya variabilis isolate aRanVar5 chromosome 5, aRanVar5.hap1, whole genome shotgun sequence genome:
cgcaactagaagtagccgtgggatgtacctactgatcctagacacctcgacacagccggagaactaattaaccctatagatagaaaagggaaagctatctcgcctcagagaaaattcccaaaggataggcagccccccacaaatattgactgtgagaggagaggaaaaaacatacacaggctgaaaacaggatttagcaaaggaggccaatctagctagatagaaaagataggacagagtactatgcggtcagtaataaaatgctatgaaatatccaccacagaaagtacaaaaacttcacatctaactaaagacatgaaggggTATATCTGCCTTTCCAGAGATTCCAGCTGGACTGCATAAattcttacacagattaagctggacaagaaaaaacatgaaatgcactgaacaataagacccacaaaatgtgggctgcaaaacaagcaggacttatcttggtgaaaagaccaggaagcaagagagaccatgaagagatgtgaatcctccagatacaattgacaactggcactcattaaagggtgaagccagactaaatagcccagtccagagtgaacacacctgataactgctgtgaatgacagacagcagcgctaccactgataaccaccggagggagcccaagaacagaattcacaacaatctttGTACTTggacgcattcatgtttccttcaatggcaaccagtcatcctgtccctgcagaggaaaaacacccccatagcatgatgctgccaccatcttgtttcactgttgggattgtattgggcaggtgatgagcagtgcctgtttttctccacacataccgcttagagttattatcaccaaaaaggtctatcttcgtctcattagaccagacaatcttatttctaatagtctgggaatccttcatgtgtttgtTAGCAAACTCTTTGCGGGTTTTCTTATGTCTTGCACCGAGGAGAGGCTTCGTTGGACCACTCTGCCACAaatgcctgactggtggagggctgcagtgatagttgactttgtggaactttctcctatctccctactgcatctctggagctcagccacagtgatcttggggttctccattacctctctcaccaaggctcttctctcacgattgctcagtttggctggacggccaggtctaggaagacttcttgtgatcccaaacttcttccatttaaggattatggaggccactgtgctcttaaaaaccttgagtactgcagaaattcttttgtaaccttggccagattggtgccttgccacaattctgtctctgatctccttggccTTAACATTACATATCCTtacattaacgagaaaaaaaatgtacttttttgaatttaccaaatggctgcaatgaacaaagagtgaaaaatttaattgggtctgaatactttccgtacccactgtatatagctgTTTTGTGATATCTTGGACATTGCAACATTACAATCTGCACACATCATCAGCCATAATGTCTATTATGGCAATTTTGAAGGAGCACAAGTAAGTGTACAGTCAGCTTTTGAAATTGATATTTAAGAAGCAGGAAGTATCACAATGACTTTGACAAGGACCCAGTTTGATGGCGATACAACTGGGTCAGAGGAACTCCAGAACGGCAGGTTGTGTTTAGTATGTCCCACTTAGTACCTGCCAAATGTGGTCCAGAAACTACGACCGATGAAGCTGCAAATAACGGTCCACAGGCCTAAGATCCTAATACTTATATTAGGCCCTGCCACCCCACTCAAACAGGAGCTATCATGAAAAATGAcaactctttttttattttaacatattGCCGATAATATTTCCGGCCTCAGGTAGGCTTCTGAAATCATTGCACATGGGCAGTTAATTTTTGGGCCTGCTTGCAGCCAGAACCTCTGGCCTAGAGTGAACACCAGGTTGGCAATGTGATGTGGgcagagaggtgaaggaatggataTTGGCAAGGAACAGAGGGATGGCCGgagtggtgaggtaagtatgagggtttttttatatttttacatcttatacttattatgctctgaggtctagAAAGTCCACAGAGCAGAATAGGGAACATTCAATTCACAGAGAATCAAATGTCTGATTTGTCAAATTCAGATTTTGTCAGGTCCAAAAAATCTGCAGTCAAAATATAAGTTAAAATATTAGTAAAGTTTTAGTAAGTTAAGTTATTCAATAGATTGTATTGTTTACTCAGTCTACCCATGAAAGTAAACCCATAAATATATATGCATATAGAAATAAAATGTCTGCTCACCTGTATTAATGTGTTGCACACACATAGCTTTACTTATAGGTGCAACTTATGGTCACCAGGATGAACACAAGTGACGTTTTTAGTGTAGAAAATTACAAATTGACCATGTCCGTAGTCTTGCACTCCATCGGTGAGCCACACATTTCCATACTTGTTTTCATTACTGTTGGTGTATAGGAATGTTTAGGCCACACTCGCGTACCATCGGGAAGGCCCCTACTCAGCTGGGCCCATTATCTCTGATCGCTCTGTCTTTCACCGTTTGTCAAAATGGGAGCCTTCTGTGCTCCATTTGTAATAAACAGTGGTCAAGCAAGCGCACAGCTGTGCTGTTAATTCTATATAGAGCTCCCATCGATCTAGAAACTGTGTATAGATGGTAACATCTTCTTACCACAATACATCTTTActctagttaaaaaaaaaacaagttccctATGTAATTATTCATGGGTTAGTTGTCAGATTGTGTTATAAATTTTCTTTAACTTTCCTCACTTGCCACGCCATGCCAGACATGGTGTCAGGCAGATTCTGCACCTCAGCAATCTGAAGCTCCTGAGGATGGCCACTGGACACAGGAGAAGGAGAAAGATCAGGAATACATGTAAAGaagaagaccgggctgtgggtgctGACAAGGCACCAGGTTTGGAACTGCTGGGGCCAGGCCTACTGTTGCAAGGGGGAAGGAGATGGGGAACTGAGCAGAACCTTGACCTGTGTAGAGGGGGCGTGGTGAGACAGGGGAGGATAAGAAGGTTAGTGAGGGAAAAGAGTGGGCTTTCCTTCCAGAGAGAGGTGTCAGTGAGGACCGGCGCTGAGCCGTGAGAAAAGATAGGACGCTCTGCAGAGATAAAGGTTGGGTACAGCGAGGACCCTCAGACTTCGTGGAGCATGTGGAGGAGCGCACGCCAAGTAGAGGATTGCCGTGGACTACTCTTGGCTGTGCAGCAGCATAACATACTAGGGGCTCAGTGGGTCAGACAAGTGACTGCCCGCTGCCACCAGAAGGAGACCGACCTGTTAGGTGGGGAAGCCGGAAGAACTCAGCACCAGcctcagccgccagccagccacccAACCCAGGAGAAGAGAGAGGCACCCAAGTAACGCTAAGTGAAATTGATATATAACCTGCCACCTTTAGTTGTTCTTCCCCTTTCTTTCCCTCAGCAACCACCTGATTTATTTCCTGTTGCTACATGCTTGGAGGTCTATCCCTGtaacaattaaccccttcccgacatgtgacggtatagtacgtcacatgtcgggacccccgctttgatgtgcgctccggcggtgagcgcacatcaaagtcgcgacatgtcagctgttttttacagctgacatgtgcgcgcaatagcggcgggtgaaatcgcgatcacccgccgctattaactagttaaatgccgctgtcaaacgcagacagcggcatttaactaccgcatccggccgtgcggccggatatgagcgcatcgccgacccccgtcacatgatcgggggtcggcgatgctcctccattgtaaccatagaggtccttgagacctcaatgtttactgattgccggtggctgtgagcgcccccctgtggtcggcgctcacagcacacctgcaaatctgctgtgtagcagcgatcttatgatcactgctgcatagcagagccgatcgggctgtgcctgcttctagcctcccatggaggctatagaagcatggcaaaagtaaaaaaaaaaagtttttaaaaatgtgaaaaaaataaaaaaaatataaaagtttaaatcacccccctttcgccccaatcaaaataaatcaataaaaaaaaccccaacctacacatatttggtatcgccgcgttcagaatcgcccgatctatcaagaaaaaaaaaccattaacctgatcgctaaatggcgtaatgagaaaaaaattcgaaacgccagatttacgtttttttggtcgccacgacattgcattaaaatgcaataacgggcgatcaaaagaacgtatctacaccaaaatgctatcattaaaaacgccagctcggcatgcaaaaaataagccctcacctgaccccagatcacgaaaaatggagacgctacgtatcggaaaatggcgcaattttgttttgttttgttttttgcaaagtttggaattttttttcaccacttaggtgaaaaataacctagtcatgttaggtgtctatgaactcgtagtgacctggagaatcataatggcaggtcagttttagcatttagtgaacctagcaaaataggcaagcaaaaaacaagtgtgggattgcactttttttgcaattccactgcacttggaatttttttcccgttttctagtacacgacatgctaaaaccaatgatgtcgttcaaaagtacaactcgtcccgcaaaaaataagccctcacatggccaaattgacggaaaaataaaaaagttatggctctgggaaggaggggagcgaaaaacgaaaacggaaaaacggaaaaagctccgggggtgaaggggttaaatcagtgaTTGTTTtcccgttaacccttgctctgtgcctCTGTGTCTCTGCATCCAATTACCTGTGTTACATACACACAGTATCTttttagattttgtttttatttggGGTTGGGTGATGgagaatatatatatttcatatgggTACAGGTAGAAGAGGTATAGGGTATAGCTGGGGGTCAACCTTTTTtgcttttcttattttttgttgactctcttttttattttataacattttcTCAGCACTCTATTCCTCCTCTTCTGCAGTAGGTCAACAGTTGGTATCATGAGTTGCTCTTCTGGGCTTTGGGAGGACTTTGGTATATAACAACTCTCCATTAGCAGCAGTTTTAGTCGTAATCACTGCTTGGAGAAGTCACGTTGTTCACCATGTAGATAGCCTTCAGAATAACATGCAGACCATGAGCAGGATCATTTTGTGCATTAATGCTTTTGTACTGCGctctacagagaaaaaaaatacaattactaTAAAAAGTAAATATACTTAACACACATAGATAACACAAGTGCAAACCTGCTAGGCCATATTGTAGGAAAGGCTCAATGAATAAATGCCTCAGAGCTTTGGAGATTGTACCAACTATAAGACCTAAAGTATCTCCACCACCCAGGCTGACTCTTCTTATTCATCGACCCAGCAATTTCCAGTTGCCCCCTGCCAGCTACTATTTATATGTATGGTATTTTATCCATTTCTGATCTcccacatttataaaaaaaaaaaggatttttgaaGATTTTTCACGAATTGTGTTCATTTAAGAATATAAAGAAATGTATGTGTATGTTTCTCTTGTCTGGAAGATCTGAAAGGTGCAGTAACTTCAATCCACCCCTAACAACCTGTGACTCCTATCAAAATGTCATATTTTTTGCTAAACGATTGTGATGTAAAACTTACCTGTGGAGTCACAGAAATTTTCAAGATCTCTCAATCCTGGAATATCAATCCTCATCCTAATAGATATGGATACAATGGGCACATGTTGCGCTCAGTGTTTTACTTCAAGTTATTTGTATGGAACCAGGAACCTAAAGATGAGGAATGAAGAATCAAAATGAATGAAATATGCTGTTCCATGAAACACAGTGGAAACTGCAGTGCCTTCGAGGACACGACAAAAAGCGTCTACTGGTCCTAAAGATTTCCTAAAGCACCAGGTCCTGGGGTGACTGTATAAATACACTCCTACAATGAACATATAAAGAATATACACACTTACATTTGGTAATGGAAGCAATAAATTGCTTCTGTTTGACAGTACAGCCTGGATTTTGTTTCTGCAGGTTTTGTTGGATTTTTCCAGATTCTGGTCTTATATCTGGAAAATGGGTCTCCTTGAGCTGTAGATGGAGGATGATCTAAGGAGACAGATGGTCCTAACCTTAAGCCGTGTTTTGCATTGTAAGTTTCCCTCCACATTTACGGCAAAATGTTCTCTGTTCACTGATTTTCGTGAAACGGCCGACTCTAAAAAGACAGAAAGAACATGGATTGGCAGTCAAGAAAGGATAGAAATATCAGTTACTGGAGGAAGAGAAAGGATTATTCATGGAAAATTAGATCTCAGTCATCTGTGATCTCCTGGTAGCAGAATATAAATTGCATTAATGTAGTTTCTTTAGAATTATATAAGAAGAAAATATCTCCTTACCTGTATCCACACCCTGCACACACATAGTTGTATCGGTAATTAATGTCATACGCATGATACATTCTCACAGGTGGCAATTCGGGGTGAACATGTATGAGCTTTTCTGTGTAAGATGTCCAGAGTGGCCCATGTCCATCATTTTGCACTCCCTCAATGTGCCAGCAGGCGACATGGCACAATTCATGTGCCAGTGAATCTCTAAGGCgctctaaagatagaaaatatataATTACGATAAGTCAAGAAGATATTTTACATCACAATTGCAAACCTACTAGACCATAATATATGAGAGGCTCAAGAGACATTTGCCCTGGAGCTTTGGAGGTATAGGACCTGAAGGATCTCCATTACTCAGGCTGACTCTTCTGATTAATCGTCCCAGTAATTTATAGTTGCATCCGTGGCAGTTACTATCTATGTGTATTTTATCCATCCACTGTTTACCTCCAGATCCCTCACTATTAAGAAATAAGGGGTCCCACAAGGATTTTCAATGATCACAACTGATGAACAACATATAGCCATGCATGTGTGTGTTTCTCTTGTTTGGAAGCTATGAAAATTGCAGTAACTTCATTCCTGCCTTAAATGGAagctgtcatgtgaaaaaacattATTAACCTCCAAATATGGAGTTAATGTGCAGGTTAAAGGTGTTCTGAATCTTCCCGACACCGGCACTTAGGCCAGGAGGAAATAAACATTGGTCCCTCTGGCAGCGTTCAGCTTCCAGTCATAGCAGCGGcacgggttcagtcactgctctgtgtaaagCGAGTGGCATCTGTAACCCACCCCctgtcactgactgacagcagcttagCATTAgacctggctgtcagtcagtgccggggcacgGTTACAGCAGCAGCtcgctatacacagagcagtgactgaacccttGATGGTGCCGTCCCTATGACTGAAAGGTGCCTGTTAattgaataaagttcatttcctcccagcagtggaGGTCTAAGTGCCGGCactgggcaggttcagaacgctgttaacctgcagattaacctcatatcggcaggttaatagcgttttttcacatAAAAGGTTCTCTTTAACAACCTGGTACTTCTAtcaaaattttatatttttaccAAATGATCACTATAAGAAACTTACCTGCAGAGTCACAGACTTTGTCTGAGAGTTCAATAAAGGAATACTGTTCCCCGTCCTTATAGATGTTCGTGCAGAAAGCAGATGTTGCCGTCAGTCTTTTGCTCCACTTGAATGTTATTTTGGACTCAGGAAGCTGAAGATGAGGAATTAAGAAATAAAATACATTATATCTATAATTCAACGTAAAGCAGCATTAAATGCAGTCCCTTCTAGGACACTACAAAAGGGAGGTATAAGTTGTGACTACTGGTCCTAAAGACACCCGTAGGCACCAGGTCCCGGGGTGACTGCTACCTCCTCTGCACCAGTATAACTGCATTTACATAGAGGAACAGTAAAGGTCTTTGATAATATATACTCCACCGACATTTACATGAAGAGTTACAGATATAGCAGAATATAGATGAATATATACAACCCCGGGATTGTAATATTTTACCTCGTTCTCAAACACGGTGCTGTTATAGAGCTTAAACAGCCGTGTAACCAACTCATGTTTGTAGCTCTGAAAGTCCTGCATGTATTTAGATGCCGGAGATGTGATGTCCTCTATAAAGCAGCCCTGGATGGTACAAATAGGCCTGGAAGAACAGAAGATCATACATGAAGCCTTAGGTTATATCTCAAAACATACAGA
Encoded here:
- the LOC143773396 gene encoding germ cell nuclear acidic protein-like, translating into MANKKCCKRIIISDSENSSDVDFHQSHPPKKRSRLPNYQTEGGLKNGITPIDPELITSFPSCSNDFFSSTDVIVISDDDEYSSGEKISSRESLRTSDIEGYDTPEQCGPPHTDSDDDDCIIIEPSSPVTDTESSGCLERSTSEEQPICTIQGCFIEDITSPASKYMQDFQSYKHELVTRLFKLYNSTVFENELPESKITFKWSKRLTATSAFCTNIYKDGEQYSFIELSDKVCDSAERLRDSLAHELCHVACWHIEGVQNDGHGPLWTSYTEKLIHVHPELPPVRMYHAYDINYRYNYVCAGCGYRVGRFTKISEQRTFCRKCGGKLTMQNTA